Proteins encoded within one genomic window of Granulicella pectinivorans:
- a CDS encoding DinB family protein: MQESIVRAWTTNDRVTVFLVERMPMALWEAGVPGQPRKTMRMIAAHLHNVRCRWIKTLGSEHGIPVPKQVDRHTVTSEELVKALGESGAGIRRVLELGSEHGGTVPDSKGYVWRNLPLDVGHVLGYFVAHEGHHRGRIVMLARQMGMRLPGEVTDGLWQWTKLSRG, encoded by the coding sequence ATGCAAGAGTCGATCGTGAGGGCGTGGACGACGAATGACCGGGTGACGGTCTTTCTCGTGGAGCGGATGCCGATGGCTTTGTGGGAGGCCGGGGTACCGGGTCAGCCGCGCAAGACGATGCGGATGATTGCGGCGCATCTTCACAATGTCCGTTGCCGGTGGATCAAGACACTGGGCAGCGAGCATGGAATCCCGGTTCCCAAGCAGGTGGACCGGCATACCGTGACCTCGGAGGAGCTGGTCAAGGCGCTGGGGGAGAGCGGCGCAGGGATCCGGAGGGTGCTGGAGCTGGGCAGCGAGCACGGAGGGACGGTCCCGGATTCGAAGGGCTATGTCTGGCGGAATCTGCCGCTCGACGTGGGGCATGTGCTTGGTTACTTCGTGGCGCACGAGGGGCATCACAGGGGGCGGATCGTGATGCTGGCGCGGCAGATGGGGATGCGGCTTCCGGGCGAGGTCACGGACGGGCTTTGGCAATGGACGAAGCTGTCGCGCGGTTAG
- the panC gene encoding pantoate--beta-alanine ligase translates to MQIHTTIAAMQKASAATRRSGQTLGFVPTMGAIHQGHLSLVRAARAQCDVVAASIFVNPLQFAPTEDLDRYPRPFEQDVALLRSEGVEHLFAPTPQEMYPAGATTFVEVAGLSERLDGASRPGHFRGVATVVSKLFHIVQPTAAFFGQKDAAQLAVLRALVRDQNFPIRIIGCPIVREPDGLAMSSRNRFLSPSERAAALTLSRALHDVAVLPNATPDRLRTFLIEAIRQAPSLRLDYAEIVDPETLLPAQDLNRPTLVAIAAWSGATRLIDNAILAPVTNVAAEEPELCHHV, encoded by the coding sequence ATGCAGATCCACACCACCATCGCCGCCATGCAGAAGGCCTCGGCCGCCACCCGCCGCAGCGGGCAAACCTTGGGGTTCGTCCCCACCATGGGTGCCATCCACCAGGGCCATCTCTCCCTCGTCCGCGCCGCCCGCGCCCAGTGCGACGTGGTCGCCGCCAGCATCTTCGTCAACCCCCTCCAGTTCGCCCCCACCGAAGACCTCGACCGCTACCCGCGCCCCTTCGAGCAGGACGTCGCACTCCTCCGCAGCGAGGGCGTCGAGCATCTCTTCGCCCCAACCCCCCAGGAGATGTACCCCGCCGGAGCCACCACCTTCGTCGAAGTCGCCGGCCTCTCCGAGCGCCTCGACGGCGCCTCCCGCCCCGGACACTTCCGCGGCGTCGCCACCGTCGTCTCCAAGCTCTTTCACATCGTCCAGCCCACCGCCGCCTTCTTCGGCCAGAAGGATGCTGCGCAGCTCGCCGTCCTCCGCGCCCTCGTCCGCGACCAGAACTTCCCCATCCGGATCATCGGTTGCCCCATCGTCCGCGAGCCCGACGGCCTCGCCATGAGCTCCCGCAACCGCTTCCTCTCCCCCTCCGAGCGCGCCGCCGCCCTGACCCTCTCGCGCGCGCTCCACGACGTTGCAGTCCTCCCCAACGCAACACCGGATCGCCTCCGCACCTTTCTCATCGAGGCGATCCGGCAAGCACCCTCGCTCCGCCTCGACTACGCCGAGATCGTCGACCCCGAAACCCTACTGCCCGCCCAAGACCTTAACCGCCCCACCCTCGTCGCCATCGCCGCCTGGTCCGGCGCGACACGCCTCATCGACAACGCCATCCTCGCCCCGGTGACCAACGTCGCCGCCGAAGAACCCGAGCTCTGTCACCATGTCTAG
- a CDS encoding amidohydrolase family protein: MRFASVLPLALSSVALMAAPPTPAVTPHKVITVHEGTNMAVTVSPDHRTILMDLQGMIYAIPFAGGAAKRVTGPLVEASHPEYSPDGKWVAIQSYAGGTFHIWVMRPDGTGLKQMTTGHGDDREPRFSPDGKTIAFSSDRANKGSYDIWTVDVASGAVKQITSSENDEYEPAWSPDGSSLAYVNGVFVAGAPGVGGVVGRTVESVDLATGATKTVASIGRQVGRIESPSWSPDGKHLAYIQFMGAGMFVDAARLVVDGKPVAGGGVKDDDAFPFPPVWLSDASILYTANGAILKVDLGAGTKTAIPFTAGIESIRPVYKGKDFGFNATATRQALGLFSPALSPDGKKAAFVALNQLYLLTVGNPVPKALTHDTYYKQGPAWSPDGKTLAYVSDKDGVENIYLMDVATGTDKRAAASMDAQIFPAWSPDGRWMAFQKQDGATMLLELSSGAISPLAPATFFPGRPAFSPDGKTVAIATVKPYSKRFREGTSSILTVDLATKKTTWYDPAPFESITTRTEDGPVYSPKGEIAFIMDDLLYAMPVDAMGKPDGAAVALNGETSDAPTYNGDGSKILYVSNGKLRLLDRKTKAITPVPVTLTYKPLQPKPTDKVLIHAGKFWKGEGAETLTDVDVLVVGNRVASVKPHGGPVPAGAMVIEAPHSTLLPGLWENHAHPNSDNSIYYGDRMGRLWMVYGITTLRDMADQAYRAVEEKESFVSGAAVGPRLFATGEAIDGERTYYPMMIPTTSEAQLHREFERLHALDFDFMKLYVRLPYTWIVEGVKYAHGTMGVQTAGHYLLPAVDLGNDGMSHVSATARTGYAYSRSLTGASYSDVRQLMAESGMWTTSTLLNQGVIAQMPEMADDTRYNLAPPWEKKRLIAARDAAMKSDQTANEDRVMKEEATLRGVLERKGMYIGGTDSPLDLPSTSLHLNILSQVKFGLAPWQALETVTSTAARAAKVDKDLGLIAPGYLADMILVEGDPLVNIKDVTKVQCVMKNGAIHSVGELMAPFVKSDVGVGMCPAK; the protein is encoded by the coding sequence ATGCGCTTTGCTTCGGTACTTCCTTTGGCTCTCTCCAGTGTGGCTTTGATGGCTGCGCCTCCCACTCCGGCTGTAACTCCGCACAAGGTGATCACGGTGCATGAGGGGACTAACATGGCGGTGACGGTTTCGCCGGACCATCGGACGATTTTGATGGATCTGCAGGGAATGATCTATGCGATACCGTTCGCGGGCGGCGCGGCGAAGAGGGTGACGGGGCCGCTGGTGGAGGCTTCGCATCCGGAGTACTCGCCGGACGGGAAGTGGGTGGCGATCCAGTCGTATGCGGGCGGGACGTTCCACATCTGGGTGATGAGGCCGGATGGGACGGGGTTGAAGCAGATGACGACGGGACATGGGGACGATCGCGAGCCGCGGTTCTCGCCGGATGGGAAGACGATTGCGTTCTCCTCGGATCGGGCGAACAAGGGCTCGTACGACATCTGGACCGTGGATGTTGCGAGTGGGGCGGTGAAGCAGATTACGTCGAGCGAGAACGATGAGTATGAACCGGCGTGGTCGCCGGATGGGAGTTCGCTGGCGTATGTGAATGGCGTGTTTGTGGCAGGGGCTCCGGGTGTGGGCGGTGTGGTGGGGAGGACGGTGGAGTCGGTGGATCTGGCGACCGGCGCTACGAAGACGGTGGCTTCGATCGGCAGGCAGGTAGGGAGGATCGAGTCGCCGAGCTGGTCTCCGGATGGGAAGCACCTGGCGTATATCCAGTTCATGGGCGCGGGGATGTTTGTGGATGCGGCGCGTCTGGTGGTGGATGGAAAGCCGGTGGCGGGTGGAGGCGTGAAGGACGACGATGCGTTTCCGTTTCCGCCGGTGTGGCTGTCGGATGCGAGCATTTTGTATACGGCGAATGGCGCGATTTTGAAGGTGGATTTGGGCGCGGGGACGAAGACGGCGATTCCCTTCACGGCGGGGATTGAGTCGATACGGCCGGTGTACAAGGGCAAGGACTTTGGGTTCAATGCGACGGCCACGCGGCAGGCGCTGGGGTTGTTTTCGCCGGCGCTTTCGCCCGATGGGAAGAAGGCTGCGTTTGTGGCTTTGAATCAGCTCTATCTGCTGACGGTGGGGAACCCGGTGCCGAAGGCTCTGACGCATGACACGTATTACAAGCAGGGGCCGGCGTGGTCGCCGGATGGGAAGACGCTGGCGTATGTCTCGGACAAGGATGGCGTTGAGAATATCTACCTGATGGACGTGGCTACCGGCACGGACAAGAGGGCTGCGGCTTCGATGGATGCGCAGATCTTTCCGGCGTGGTCGCCGGATGGGAGGTGGATGGCGTTCCAGAAGCAGGATGGAGCTACGATGCTGCTGGAGTTGAGCAGCGGTGCGATTTCGCCGCTGGCTCCGGCTACCTTTTTTCCTGGCAGGCCGGCGTTTTCGCCCGATGGGAAGACGGTGGCGATCGCTACGGTGAAGCCGTATTCGAAGCGGTTTCGTGAGGGCACAAGCTCGATCCTGACGGTGGACCTCGCGACGAAGAAGACGACGTGGTACGACCCGGCTCCGTTTGAATCGATCACGACGAGGACGGAGGATGGACCGGTGTATTCGCCGAAGGGCGAGATCGCGTTCATCATGGACGATCTGCTGTACGCGATGCCGGTGGATGCGATGGGCAAGCCTGACGGTGCGGCGGTTGCGCTGAATGGCGAGACGTCGGATGCTCCGACATATAACGGCGATGGATCGAAGATTCTGTATGTGTCGAATGGCAAGCTGCGGTTGCTGGACAGGAAGACGAAGGCGATTACGCCGGTGCCGGTGACGTTGACGTACAAGCCGCTGCAACCGAAGCCGACGGACAAGGTGCTGATCCATGCGGGCAAGTTCTGGAAGGGTGAGGGTGCGGAGACGTTGACGGATGTGGATGTGCTGGTGGTGGGCAATCGCGTGGCTTCGGTGAAGCCGCATGGTGGTCCGGTGCCTGCGGGAGCGATGGTGATTGAGGCTCCGCACTCGACGCTGCTGCCCGGGCTTTGGGAGAACCATGCGCATCCGAACTCGGATAACTCGATCTACTATGGCGACCGCATGGGGCGGCTATGGATGGTGTATGGGATTACGACGCTGAGAGATATGGCGGACCAGGCGTATCGGGCTGTCGAGGAGAAGGAGTCGTTTGTTTCGGGGGCGGCGGTTGGGCCGAGGTTGTTCGCTACGGGTGAGGCGATCGATGGCGAGCGGACGTACTACCCGATGATGATTCCGACGACGAGCGAGGCGCAGTTGCACCGGGAGTTCGAGCGGCTGCATGCGCTGGACTTCGACTTCATGAAGCTGTATGTGCGGCTGCCATATACGTGGATTGTGGAAGGCGTGAAGTATGCGCATGGCACGATGGGCGTGCAGACGGCGGGGCATTATCTGTTGCCCGCGGTGGACCTGGGCAACGACGGCATGAGCCATGTTTCGGCTACGGCTCGGACGGGGTATGCGTACTCGCGGTCGTTGACGGGGGCGAGCTACTCGGATGTGCGGCAGTTGATGGCCGAGAGCGGGATGTGGACGACGAGCACGCTGCTGAACCAGGGCGTAATTGCGCAGATGCCGGAGATGGCGGATGACACCCGGTATAACCTGGCTCCGCCGTGGGAGAAGAAGCGGTTGATCGCGGCGCGGGATGCGGCGATGAAGTCCGACCAGACGGCGAATGAGGATCGCGTGATGAAGGAGGAGGCTACGCTGAGGGGCGTGCTGGAGCGCAAGGGCATGTACATTGGCGGGACGGACTCGCCGCTGGATCTGCCTTCGACCTCACTGCATTTGAATATTCTGTCGCAGGTGAAGTTCGGGCTGGCTCCATGGCAGGCGCTGGAGACGGTAACGAGCACGGCGGCGAGGGCGGCGAAGGTGGATAAGGATCTGGGACTGATTGCGCCGGGGTATTTGGCGGATATGATCCTGGTCGAAGGGGATCCGCTGGTGAATATCAAGGATGTGACGAAGGTGCAGTGCGTGATGAAGAACGGCGCGATCCACTCGGTGGGTGAGTTGATGGCCCCGTTTGTGAAGTCGGATGTGGGAGTGGGGATGTGTCCGGCGAAGTAA
- the nadC gene encoding carboxylating nicotinate-nucleotide diphosphorylase — protein MPMEMREIERVVALALVEDAPWGDLTSQVLVPADAMASAELVAREEGVMSGGEVFEAAMRLTDASVMVNLLVDEGARFAKGDVLATVNGSARSILQAERVALNFVQRMAGIATLTASFVKAVEGTTARIVDTRKTTPGLRAFERYAVRCGGGRNHRYSLSDAVMAKDNHLAVLGSGVTAALMAAKKALPHTVHVEVEVDRLEQIEAVLAGGADTVMLDNFSLDDMRAGVAQIAGRALVEASGGVKLEQVRAIAETGVDVISVGALTHSVRALDLGLDFA, from the coding sequence ATGCCGATGGAGATGCGGGAGATCGAGCGGGTGGTTGCGCTCGCGCTGGTTGAAGATGCGCCGTGGGGAGATCTGACCTCGCAGGTGCTGGTGCCGGCGGACGCGATGGCCTCCGCCGAGCTGGTCGCGCGGGAAGAGGGCGTGATGAGCGGGGGCGAGGTCTTCGAGGCCGCGATGCGTTTGACCGATGCCTCGGTGATGGTGAACCTGCTGGTGGACGAGGGTGCGCGGTTTGCGAAGGGCGACGTGCTGGCGACGGTGAATGGTTCGGCGCGGTCGATTCTGCAGGCGGAGCGGGTGGCGCTGAACTTTGTGCAACGGATGGCGGGCATCGCTACGCTGACGGCGTCGTTTGTGAAGGCTGTGGAGGGCACGACGGCGCGGATTGTCGATACGCGGAAGACGACTCCGGGGCTGCGGGCGTTTGAACGCTATGCGGTGCGGTGCGGCGGCGGGCGGAACCACCGTTACTCGCTCTCGGACGCGGTGATGGCGAAGGACAACCATCTGGCGGTGCTGGGGAGTGGGGTCACGGCGGCTCTGATGGCCGCGAAGAAGGCTTTGCCGCACACGGTGCATGTGGAGGTCGAGGTGGACCGGCTGGAGCAGATCGAGGCGGTGCTGGCCGGGGGCGCGGATACGGTGATGCTGGACAACTTTTCGCTGGACGATATGCGGGCAGGCGTTGCGCAGATTGCCGGACGGGCGTTGGTGGAGGCGAGCGGCGGGGTGAAGCTGGAGCAAGTGCGGGCGATTGCAGAGACAGGGGTGGATGTGATCTCGGTGGGAGCGTTGACGCATAGCGTACGAGCGCTCGACCTTGGGTTGGATTTCGCGTGA
- the nadB gene encoding L-aspartate oxidase yields MSRVIVVGSGIAGLIAALELSRKFKVTLVTKAELVESNTRYAQGGIAAAMADDDTVAEHVADTLVAGAGLNCKAAVEVLCAEGPERIRDLIRLGVEFDRKNGELARGMEAAHSHARVLHAGGDATGYAIEAALVRAVREAAVDVMEHTFARDLMLERGRVVGLEVLDEAGIVRQIAAEAVVLASGGAGQMFPHTTNPAVATGDGVAMALRAGAQVADVEFYQFHPTAMAVGGNFLVSEAVRGDGAVLRDVDGKRFMFDVDPRGELAPRDVVSRGIAAQMFQQGGKPVWLDATAMGAAFLAERFPTIDKASKSYGFDWGKEWLPVTPAAHYWMGGIRTDLWGRTSLPGLFAVGETACTGVHGANRLASNSLLESLVFAWRCAEVLLDGRGVAASDFGCSDRDDLRAAVIDEAEAAAVVERGALQDVMWREVGIFRNAEGLGRAAAALAQWRGAGESVAALEDANLLTIARVMVAAATARKESRGAHFREDFPETSEAFAHSLCFAREVPVLC; encoded by the coding sequence ATGAGCCGTGTGATCGTGGTGGGGAGCGGGATCGCCGGGCTGATCGCGGCGCTGGAGCTGAGCCGGAAGTTCAAGGTCACGCTGGTGACGAAGGCCGAGCTGGTGGAGAGCAACACGCGGTATGCGCAGGGCGGGATTGCGGCGGCGATGGCCGACGACGACACCGTGGCCGAGCATGTGGCGGATACACTGGTCGCAGGCGCGGGGCTGAACTGTAAAGCGGCTGTTGAGGTGCTTTGTGCGGAGGGGCCGGAGCGGATTCGGGATTTGATCCGGCTGGGCGTGGAGTTCGACCGGAAGAACGGGGAGTTGGCGCGCGGGATGGAGGCGGCGCACTCGCATGCGCGGGTTCTGCATGCGGGTGGCGATGCGACCGGATATGCGATCGAGGCGGCTCTGGTGCGGGCTGTGCGCGAGGCTGCGGTGGACGTGATGGAGCATACGTTTGCGCGGGACCTGATGCTGGAGCGCGGGCGTGTGGTGGGGCTGGAAGTACTGGATGAGGCCGGGATCGTCAGGCAGATTGCGGCCGAGGCGGTGGTGCTGGCGAGCGGTGGCGCGGGACAGATGTTTCCGCATACGACGAACCCGGCGGTGGCGACGGGCGATGGCGTGGCGATGGCTCTGCGGGCCGGGGCGCAGGTGGCAGATGTGGAGTTTTACCAGTTCCACCCGACGGCGATGGCGGTGGGCGGAAACTTCCTGGTGTCAGAGGCCGTGCGAGGAGATGGCGCGGTGCTGCGAGATGTGGATGGGAAGCGGTTCATGTTCGATGTCGATCCGCGTGGGGAGCTGGCACCGCGGGATGTGGTTTCGCGCGGGATTGCGGCGCAGATGTTCCAGCAGGGCGGAAAGCCGGTGTGGCTGGATGCGACGGCGATGGGTGCGGCGTTCCTGGCGGAGCGGTTTCCGACGATCGACAAAGCCTCGAAGTCGTATGGATTCGACTGGGGCAAGGAATGGCTGCCCGTGACGCCGGCGGCGCACTACTGGATGGGCGGGATCAGGACGGATCTGTGGGGAAGGACTTCCCTGCCCGGGCTGTTCGCGGTGGGCGAGACGGCCTGCACGGGGGTGCATGGGGCGAACCGGCTGGCCTCCAATTCCCTGCTGGAGAGCCTGGTGTTTGCGTGGCGCTGTGCGGAGGTTTTGCTGGATGGACGAGGCGTGGCTGCGAGTGATTTCGGGTGCTCGGATCGGGATGATCTGCGGGCGGCTGTGATCGACGAGGCGGAGGCGGCTGCGGTGGTGGAGCGCGGTGCTTTGCAGGATGTGATGTGGCGTGAGGTCGGGATCTTCCGGAATGCGGAGGGACTTGGCCGTGCGGCTGCGGCGCTGGCGCAATGGCGTGGGGCTGGTGAGTCCGTTGCGGCGCTGGAGGATGCGAATCTGTTGACGATTGCGCGGGTGATGGTGGCGGCGGCTACGGCTCGGAAGGAGTCGCGCGGGGCGCACTTTCGCGAGGACTTTCCGGAGACCTCGGAGGCGTTTGCGCACTCGCTTTGCTTCGCGCGGGAGGTTCCGGTCCTGTGCTGA
- the panB gene encoding 3-methyl-2-oxobutanoate hydroxymethyltransferase, with product MSLTQPRTPAGTRITAQTLLEKKRAHEPITAVTAADYPTARLLDEAEIDLILVGDSLAMATLGHENTLSITMDEMLHHARAVSRGAPHSFLVGDMPYGSYHVSEEEAVRNALRFIREAGMAAVKLEGAHPSLVARLAAAEIQVVGHLGLTPQAVHRMGGYKVQGRTLDAAEALLEDALALEHAGAVALVLEGIPRELAERITRHLEIPTIGIGAGPGCDGQILVFHDLFHLTFAPSAKFVRRFGDAASLFRDGLADFKHEVATRTFPADSESYHLPVAVAQAMAQPLAKV from the coding sequence ATGAGCCTTACCCAACCACGCACCCCTGCGGGCACACGCATCACCGCCCAAACCCTCCTCGAAAAAAAGCGCGCCCACGAGCCGATCACCGCCGTCACCGCCGCCGACTATCCCACCGCACGACTCCTCGACGAAGCCGAAATCGACCTCATCCTCGTCGGCGACTCCCTCGCCATGGCCACCCTCGGCCACGAAAACACCCTCTCCATCACCATGGACGAGATGCTCCACCACGCCCGCGCCGTCTCCCGCGGAGCCCCGCACTCCTTCCTCGTCGGCGACATGCCCTACGGCAGCTACCACGTCTCGGAAGAAGAGGCCGTCCGCAACGCCCTCCGCTTCATCCGCGAGGCAGGCATGGCCGCCGTCAAGCTCGAAGGCGCACACCCCTCGCTCGTAGCCCGCCTCGCCGCCGCCGAAATCCAGGTCGTAGGCCACCTCGGCCTCACCCCCCAGGCCGTCCACCGCATGGGCGGCTACAAGGTGCAGGGCCGCACCCTCGACGCCGCCGAAGCCCTCCTGGAAGACGCTCTCGCCCTCGAGCACGCCGGCGCCGTGGCCCTCGTCCTCGAAGGTATCCCCCGCGAGCTCGCCGAGCGCATCACCCGCCACCTCGAAATCCCCACCATTGGCATCGGAGCCGGTCCCGGCTGCGACGGACAGATCCTCGTCTTCCACGATCTCTTCCACCTCACCTTCGCCCCCTCGGCCAAGTTCGTCCGCCGCTTCGGCGACGCCGCCAGCCTCTTCCGCGATGGTCTCGCCGACTTCAAGCACGAGGTCGCCACCCGCACCTTCCCCGCCGACTCCGAAAGCTACCACCTCCCCGTCGCCGTAGCTCAGGCCATGGCCCAGCCCCTCGCCAAGGTTTAG
- the nadA gene encoding quinolinate synthase NadA, producing MSVSVLSPVSVDVTLQSLLKPKDGSAPAKGAACNSRLADGPWVFDEMPAGYGPGASENDVIPADTPHQGVLPQEYRTASTEELDLRIRAAKAALGERVVLMGHFYQRDEVIQYADFVGDSFQLAQAAKTRPEAEAIVFCGVHFMAETADMLSGKEQAVILPNLAAGCSMADMADLDSVVECWEQLEDIYGTGPNAEGKVPVIPVTYMNSSAALKGFCGEHGGIVCTSSNAAKVLEWAFERAERVLFFPDQHLGRNTAKKMGVPLAQMPTWNPYKPLGGNTAERLQDAKVLLWHGFCSVHKRFSVGQIEQARREFPGVRVIVHPECPMEVVDAADESGSTDYIVKAIAAAPAGTTFAIGTEVNLVTRLAGQYPQHHIFCLDPVICPCSTMYRIHPGYLAWVLEALEKGVVLNQIKVSEDVAVPARVALERMLALKPAAAAR from the coding sequence GTGTCGGTTTCCGTTCTCTCCCCTGTCTCGGTTGACGTTACGCTTCAGTCGTTGTTGAAGCCCAAGGATGGAAGCGCTCCGGCGAAGGGTGCGGCTTGTAACTCGCGTCTGGCGGATGGGCCGTGGGTGTTCGATGAGATGCCGGCGGGGTATGGTCCGGGAGCGTCGGAGAACGATGTGATTCCTGCCGATACGCCACACCAGGGCGTGCTGCCGCAGGAGTACCGTACGGCCTCGACGGAAGAGCTGGATCTGCGGATTCGGGCGGCGAAGGCAGCGCTGGGTGAGCGCGTGGTGCTGATGGGGCACTTTTACCAGCGGGATGAAGTGATTCAATACGCGGATTTTGTGGGCGACTCGTTCCAGTTGGCGCAGGCGGCAAAGACGCGTCCCGAGGCGGAGGCCATTGTCTTCTGCGGCGTGCATTTTATGGCGGAGACGGCGGATATGCTGTCGGGCAAGGAGCAGGCGGTGATTCTGCCGAACCTCGCGGCTGGATGCTCGATGGCGGATATGGCGGATCTGGATTCGGTGGTCGAGTGCTGGGAGCAGCTTGAGGATATTTACGGAACGGGGCCGAATGCCGAGGGCAAGGTACCGGTGATTCCGGTGACGTATATGAACTCGTCGGCGGCGCTGAAGGGTTTCTGCGGGGAGCATGGCGGGATTGTGTGCACGTCCTCCAATGCAGCGAAGGTTCTGGAGTGGGCGTTCGAGCGGGCGGAGCGGGTGTTGTTCTTTCCGGACCAGCACCTGGGACGGAATACGGCGAAGAAGATGGGCGTTCCGCTTGCGCAGATGCCGACGTGGAATCCGTACAAGCCGCTCGGGGGCAATACCGCCGAGAGGTTGCAGGATGCGAAGGTTTTGCTCTGGCATGGGTTCTGCTCGGTGCATAAGCGGTTTTCGGTGGGGCAGATTGAGCAGGCGCGCAGGGAGTTTCCGGGGGTTCGGGTGATCGTGCATCCGGAGTGCCCGATGGAGGTGGTCGACGCGGCGGATGAGAGCGGGTCGACGGACTACATTGTGAAGGCGATTGCGGCAGCTCCGGCTGGAACGACGTTCGCGATCGGCACCGAGGTGAACCTTGTGACGCGGCTGGCGGGACAGTATCCGCAGCACCACATCTTTTGCCTGGATCCGGTGATCTGCCCGTGTTCGACGATGTACCGGATTCATCCGGGGTATCTGGCGTGGGTGCTGGAGGCGCTGGAGAAGGGCGTGGTGCTGAACCAGATCAAGGTGTCGGAGGATGTTGCGGTTCCGGCGCGTGTCGCGCTGGAACGGATGCTGGCGTTGAAGCCGGCGGCGGCAGCACGATGA
- the coaBC gene encoding bifunctional phosphopantothenoylcysteine decarboxylase/phosphopantothenate--cysteine ligase CoaBC — protein MSRITLGVTGGVAAYKAAELTRLLQQRGHDVHVVLTRAATEFIQPLTFAALTGHKVHTGLWDDTTNTANSGIEHIDLAQQTGLLLVAPATAHTIARFAQGLADDFLSTLYLATTAPVVLAPAMNVNMLHHPATQANLKTLEDRGVHTVSPAAGYLACGMTGEGRLADLTTIADAAERALNPNRDLAGETVIITAGGTREPLDPVRFLGNRSSGKMGYALAEAALSRGARVILISAPTALTPPSGCEFVPIVEASGMHRAVLTHLPRATILIAAAAVADFRPATLASEKIKRSGPLHLTLVPTEDIVAAASAHARPGTRIVAFAAETTLDLASARAKLTRKGADAIVLNDISLPGLGFDADRNAAQWITPETQLDLPESTKRQLADRILDQTLSLPVPSNPHLAEKA, from the coding sequence ATGTCTAGGATCACCCTGGGCGTCACCGGAGGCGTAGCCGCCTACAAGGCCGCCGAGCTCACACGCCTCCTCCAGCAGCGCGGCCACGACGTCCACGTCGTCCTCACCCGCGCCGCCACCGAGTTCATCCAGCCCCTCACCTTCGCCGCCCTCACCGGCCACAAGGTCCACACCGGCCTCTGGGACGACACCACCAACACCGCCAACTCCGGCATCGAGCACATCGATCTCGCCCAGCAGACCGGCCTCCTCCTCGTCGCTCCCGCCACCGCCCACACCATCGCGCGCTTCGCCCAGGGCCTCGCCGACGACTTCCTCTCCACCCTCTACCTCGCCACCACCGCCCCCGTCGTCCTCGCCCCTGCGATGAACGTCAACATGCTCCACCACCCCGCCACCCAGGCCAACCTGAAGACCCTCGAAGATCGCGGCGTCCACACCGTCTCCCCTGCCGCCGGATACCTCGCCTGCGGCATGACCGGCGAAGGCCGCCTCGCCGATCTCACCACCATCGCCGACGCCGCCGAACGCGCCCTGAATCCGAACCGCGACCTCGCCGGCGAGACCGTGATCATCACCGCCGGAGGCACCCGCGAGCCCCTCGACCCCGTCCGCTTCCTCGGCAATCGCTCCTCCGGCAAGATGGGCTACGCCCTCGCCGAAGCCGCTCTCTCCCGTGGCGCCAGGGTCATCCTCATCTCCGCCCCCACCGCCCTCACCCCCCCTTCCGGCTGCGAGTTCGTTCCCATCGTCGAAGCCTCCGGGATGCACCGCGCCGTCCTCACCCACCTCCCCCGCGCGACCATCCTCATCGCCGCCGCCGCCGTGGCCGACTTCCGCCCCGCCACCCTCGCGTCCGAAAAGATCAAGCGCAGCGGCCCTCTGCACCTCACACTCGTCCCCACCGAAGACATCGTCGCCGCAGCCTCTGCCCACGCCCGTCCCGGAACCCGCATCGTCGCCTTCGCCGCCGAAACCACCCTCGACCTCGCCTCCGCCCGCGCCAAGCTCACCCGCAAGGGCGCCGACGCCATCGTCCTCAACGACATCTCTCTCCCCGGTCTCGGCTTTGATGCGGACCGCAACGCCGCCCAGTGGATCACGCCCGAAACCCAGCTCGACCTTCCCGAATCGACCAAGCGCCAGCTCGCCGATCGCATCCTCGACCAAACCCTTTCCCTGCCAGTTCCGTCCAACCCGCATCTGGCCGAGAAGGCATAA